One window of Cuculus canorus isolate bCucCan1 chromosome 10, bCucCan1.pri, whole genome shotgun sequence genomic DNA carries:
- the HPRT1 gene encoding hypoxanthine-guanine phosphoribosyltransferase yields the protein MATPSPCIVIGDDEQGYDLDLFCIPKHYADDLEKVYIPHGLIMDRTERLAREIMKGMGGHHIVALCVLKGGYKFFADLLDYIKALNRNSDKSIPMTVDFIRLKSYCNDQSTGDIKVIGGDDLSTLTGKNVLIVEDIIDTGKTMKTLLSLLKQYNPKMVKVASLLVKRTPRSVGYRPDFVGFEVPDKFVVGYALDYNEYFRDLNHICVISETGKQKYKA from the exons ATGGCGACCCCCAGCCCCTGCATCGTG attgGCGACGATGAACAAGGTTATGACCTGGACTTGTTTTGCATACCTAAACATTATGCAGATGATTTGGAAAAAGTCTATATTCCTCATGGGCTCATCATGGACAG GACGGAGAGGCTGGCACGAGAAATCATGAAGGGCATGGGAGGACACCACATCGTAGCACTCTGTGTACTCAAGGGTGGCTATAAATTTTTTGCTGATTTATTAGACTACATCAAAGCGCTGAACAGAAACAGTGACAAATCGATCCCCATGACTGTGGACTTCATTAGGTTGAAGAGTTATTGT aatgatCAATCAACTGGAGATATAAAAGTCATTGGTGGAGACGACCTTTCAACCTTGACTGGAAAG AATGTTTTGATTGTGGAG gataTAATTGATACTGGTAAAACAATGAAAACGTTGCTGTCTCTACTTAAGCAGTATAACCCAAAGATGGTGAAAGTAGCCAG TTTGTTGGTGAAGAGAACTCCTCGAAGCGTGGGATATCGGCCAGACT TTGTTGGCTTTGAAGTGCCAGACAAATTTGTTGTGGGATACGCCCTAGATTACAATGAATACTTTCGAGATTTGAAC catATCTGCGTGATCAGTGAGACGGGGAAGCAGAAGTACAAAGCATGA